In Leptospira saintgironsiae, the DNA window TTGCTAGTAGATCAAGATGCAACTAATTCTGAAGTCCGCAAGTATGTTTTTGGAGCGTTGTCTGAAGCAAATGGGGATGATGTCATTATCATTTCCTTTGCTGGTCATGGGTCACCAGATGGGAATATTATCTTGTACGATACTGAAATAGGGAATCTCCCCGGAACTGCTATTTCAATGGCTTCTTTAGCCGAAGCTTTTAAAACTACCAAAGCAAAGACTGTACTTTTTATTCTGGATTGTTGCTTTAGCGGTCAAACTCCAGCTAGGGTTCTTGAAACTGCTGGATTACCTCGAAGTAGCTTTATTCTAAATGAAGTATACGGAGAAGGACGAATAATTTTGTCGGCATGTTCTGTGAGTGAATCTGCTTGGGAACAACCTGGAACCGGACATGGATTATTAACTTACGCAATTATTACTGCGTTAACTGACAGCGACAAACAGATTGTAAATTTTCCAGACGTTGTTGGGGAGATTATTCGACTAACTCGGATTGAAGCAGAGAGAATTAATGTTAAACAAACACCCATGTTTTTAGGAACTGTAATTGGTGGTCTTACATTTCCTGTTCTCAAACGAGGAGCCAATTATTTTGCAGCTTTCCCACATAAAACTACAAAGAAAGTTTCTGGTAAGATAGAAGATCTTCACCAATACGGGTTTCCTCCTTCTATAATTGACCAGTGGAAAGTTCGATTTCCACATGGACTTAACTCTTTACAAATTCAATCTATTAATGAATTCGGAATTCTCGCTGGTAATTCGTTACTTGTTGTTGCACCGACAAGTTCAGGCAAGACTCTAATCGGAGAATTAGCAGCAATCCCTTCGATAACTCTTGGGAAGAAGGTAGCATTTTTGCTTCCATATCGTGCTTTGGTTAACGAGAAATATGAAGATTTTACATTTAATTATTCACTGTCCGGTCTTCGAGTAGTTAGATGTAGTGGAGATTCGACGGATGGAGTTGCACCTGTAATTAAGGGGCGATATGATCTTGGATTTTTTACATATGAGACCTTTTTAAATATAATTTTAGGATCTCCTGGTATTCTCAATCAATTAGGCCTTATTGTTTTGGATGAAGGACAGTTTATCACAGATCCAAATCGGGGAATCATTGTTGAATTGATTTTTTCATTTTTATTACGCGCACGAGCTAATGGAATTGAACCTCAAATATTAGTCCTATCTGCAGTCATGGGGAATATAAATAATTTTGATCGCTGGCTTAACCTACCTCTTTTAATTTCGAAAGAAAGACCAGTGCCATTAATAGAAGGAGTACTAGATCGAAGAGGGCAATTTCAATTCGTTGATGTAGATGCTACAATTAAGAATGAAGAATTGCTCCCTGTTCAAAGTATTGTTCAACGTCGTGATAGGCCCAGTTCTCAAGATGTAATTGTTCCATTATCTAAGAAATTAGTTTCGAATGGGGAAAAGCTGTTAATTTTTCGTAATCAAAGAGGTGCAGCTCAAGGTTGTGCCAAATACTTAGCAAATGAACTCGGTTTAGAACCTGCAAACCAAGTTCTAAATACATTACCGACACAAGATTTAACCAATGCGTCTCAGGACTTACACTTGTGCTTAAAAGGCGGAGTTGCTTTTCACAATACGAATTTATTAAGATCTGAAAGAGAAGCCGTCGA includes these proteins:
- a CDS encoding DEAD/DEAH box helicase produces the protein MALRAVFIGINQYNDQGISELNGAKRDALALWALFTDSIEGLTSKLLVDQDATNSEVRKYVFGALSEANGDDVIIISFAGHGSPDGNIILYDTEIGNLPGTAISMASLAEAFKTTKAKTVLFILDCCFSGQTPARVLETAGLPRSSFILNEVYGEGRIILSACSVSESAWEQPGTGHGLLTYAIITALTDSDKQIVNFPDVVGEIIRLTRIEAERINVKQTPMFLGTVIGGLTFPVLKRGANYFAAFPHKTTKKVSGKIEDLHQYGFPPSIIDQWKVRFPHGLNSLQIQSINEFGILAGNSLLVVAPTSSGKTLIGELAAIPSITLGKKVAFLLPYRALVNEKYEDFTFNYSLSGLRVVRCSGDSTDGVAPVIKGRYDLGFFTYETFLNIILGSPGILNQLGLIVLDEGQFITDPNRGIIVELIFSFLLRARANGIEPQILVLSAVMGNINNFDRWLNLPLLISKERPVPLIEGVLDRRGQFQFVDVDATIKNEELLPVQSIVQRRDRPSSQDVIVPLSKKLVSNGEKLLIFRNQRGAAQGCAKYLANELGLEPANQVLNTLPTQDLTNASQDLHLCLKGGVAFHNTNLLRSEREAVEKEFRKLNGEIHVIAATTTLAAGINTPASTVILTENEFLGEDGREFTVAEYKNMAGRAGRVGFNEIGKSIILAETPLERAQLFQKYVLGTPEEVQSSFQERDLSTWVIRLLSQVKEISQKEIPGLLINTFGGYSASLENPKWVVNIEFEVNTFVERLLQLELAELEGDFIHLTLLGRACGSSSLSFESSMRLVEILKEIDTSKISPVHLLGILQVLNELDSIYTPLMKRGQSESLRVSDASKRYDLNVIQSLKRYCHDQFQFWARCKRASILFDWINGEHIEVIEKYYTANPYQGTISYGNIASIAEGTRFHLRSAHKILSTLLLDTPDFLSELDIILQQLEFGLPRDALFLLKLEIPLTRGQYLALFSAGCRKIEDIFDLSNEKFIEYVGTDIAKQLLSKPLKQ